From one Dehalococcoidales bacterium genomic stretch:
- a CDS encoding HD domain-containing protein: MSHTQADPKNTFGSMLGSEVKLILDRVSDIIIGQCVESYIVGGLVRDALLGRDTADIDLAVAPDALEIAPRVAGALGGKYVLLDRENRIGRVILPDSEPAPCGRRWELDFSTLAGDIEHDLARRDFTINAMAVDLGQLRQGPAVALIIDPFYGQEDLKQGVIRAVNESSLPADAVRLLRAVRLVAELGFSIDPETEAQIRHHSSLITTIAGERIKEELLRLLAFPGNERILTYLDDLGLLTEILPPLAAAKGIEQPKEHFWDVFEHSLKTVTAVDFLLRQGRWEYADGEVIAAVPWSATLAGHFAQEVSGGSTRRTLLKLAALLHDVAKPQTKSIEAGGRVRFLGHALDGASIAAGLLAKLRFSAREIKLVETLIQHHLRPGQMSQGQLPTHRAIYRYFRDSGDAGIDTLFLSLADHLAARGPGLDLSHWQEHARTVEYVLSRRFEQESIVHPPKLVDGHDLINIFDINPGPEVGVVLEAVREAQASGEVTTREEALKYIEKLLEETAGK; this comes from the coding sequence ATGAGCCATACTCAAGCCGACCCGAAGAACACCTTCGGCAGTATGCTGGGGTCAGAGGTTAAACTAATACTGGACAGGGTAAGTGATATTATCATCGGGCAGTGTGTGGAATCGTATATCGTCGGCGGACTGGTACGGGATGCGCTGCTGGGGCGGGATACGGCTGACATTGACCTGGCGGTAGCCCCGGACGCCCTGGAAATCGCGCCCAGGGTAGCCGGCGCCCTTGGCGGTAAGTACGTCCTGCTGGACCGGGAGAACAGAATCGGCCGGGTAATTCTTCCCGACAGCGAACCAGCCCCGTGCGGGCGGCGCTGGGAGCTTGATTTCTCAACGCTGGCAGGGGATATCGAACATGACCTGGCGCGGCGTGATTTTACCATCAACGCGATGGCAGTTGACCTCGGTCAACTGCGGCAAGGTCCGGCTGTCGCGCTGATTATCGACCCTTTTTATGGACAGGAAGACCTCAAGCAGGGCGTGATCCGGGCAGTCAATGAATCGTCACTGCCCGCTGACGCCGTCCGCCTGCTGCGGGCCGTCCGCCTGGTTGCCGAGCTGGGGTTCAGCATCGACCCGGAAACGGAGGCACAAATCCGTCATCACTCCTCCCTGATAACCACCATAGCCGGTGAGCGGATAAAGGAAGAGTTGCTCCGGCTCCTGGCTTTTCCCGGTAACGAGCGAATTCTGACTTATCTCGACGACCTGGGTCTGCTGACGGAGATTCTCCCGCCGCTGGCCGCTGCCAAAGGTATTGAACAGCCGAAAGAGCATTTCTGGGATGTTTTTGAGCATTCCCTGAAGACGGTAACCGCCGTCGACTTTCTTCTCAGGCAGGGACGCTGGGAATACGCTGACGGAGAAGTTATCGCCGCCGTCCCCTGGTCAGCAACGCTGGCCGGGCACTTCGCGCAGGAGGTCAGTGGCGGCAGCACCCGCCGGACACTGCTGAAACTGGCTGCGCTGCTCCATGACGTCGCCAAGCCCCAGACCAAATCCATCGAGGCTGGCGGACGGGTACGCTTTCTGGGACACGCCCTGGATGGAGCCTCCATAGCCGCTGGTTTGCTGGCAAAGCTCCGCTTCAGCGCCCGGGAAATAAAGCTGGTAGAGACTCTAATCCAGCACCACCTGAGGCCGGGGCAGATGAGCCAGGGCCAGCTACCCACCCACCGGGCTATTTACCGCTACTTCAGAGATAGCGGAGACGCCGGTATTGATACCCTTTTCCTGAGCCTGGCTGACCACCTGGCGGCACGCGGTCCGGGGTTAGACCTGTCCCACTGGCAGGAACACGCCCGGACGGTAGAGTACGTGCTTTCCCGGCGCTTTGAGCAGGAGAGCATCGTCCATCCTCCAAAGCTGGTTGACGGGCATGATCTGATCAACATTTTCGATATCAACCCGGGGCCGGAAGTCGGGGTGGTACTGGAAGCGGTGCGTGAAGCCCAGGCTTCGGGAGAAGTTACTACCAGGGAGGAAGCGCTAAAATACATCGAGAAACTTCTGGAGGAAACAGCCGGTAAATGA
- a CDS encoding helix-turn-helix transcriptional regulator — protein sequence MIVRTKIFDFCSNGHRDRYRNLSELAQAMGISVSQIYRVREGKRQINQKFIVGALKAFPDYTLDDLFYLVPGTSKRR from the coding sequence ATGATAGTCAGGACAAAGATTTTTGATTTTTGCAGCAACGGCCACCGTGACCGCTACCGGAACCTCTCTGAACTGGCGCAGGCAATGGGGATATCGGTGAGTCAGATTTACCGGGTGCGGGAAGGGAAACGGCAGATTAATCAAAAGTTTATTGTCGGGGCGTTAAAGGCCTTCCCGGACTATACGCTGGATGATCTCTTTTACCTGGTTCCCGGGACCTCTAAACGGCGGTAA
- a CDS encoding nitroreductase family protein — MEIDDFLALLKKRRSIRRFKPDPIPDGYIEKIIEAARWAMSGANAQPWEFIVVRDADTRKKIVDIYQRNNQAWPVEKTRIKELRFPSMAEGPRNEPPGFKDAPVFIVVCGDPRTFQATLLVTHFLPYDGGMGSIYYKGVANATQNICLAAAALGLGSQWLSWQSNMESALKTLLDVPEELTVHTIVPIGYPAYQPAPTYRRELDEITHYEKYDRARARSGDDIYDFLLALRQRTKPAYIIKQD, encoded by the coding sequence ATGGAGATTGATGATTTTCTGGCGCTGTTGAAAAAGAGAAGGAGCATCCGCCGCTTCAAGCCTGACCCCATACCCGATGGATATATCGAAAAGATAATTGAGGCGGCGCGCTGGGCGATGTCCGGAGCCAACGCGCAACCCTGGGAGTTCATCGTCGTCAGGGACGCCGATACCAGGAAGAAGATTGTTGACATTTACCAGCGGAACAATCAGGCCTGGCCGGTGGAAAAGACGCGAATCAAAGAGCTGCGCTTCCCGTCCATGGCGGAAGGCCCGCGCAACGAGCCGCCGGGATTCAAGGATGCCCCGGTATTCATCGTGGTCTGCGGCGACCCCCGAACGTTTCAGGCGACACTGCTGGTAACCCACTTTCTGCCTTATGACGGCGGAATGGGTTCCATTTATTATAAAGGTGTGGCTAACGCCACCCAGAATATCTGCCTGGCGGCGGCCGCCCTGGGGCTGGGTTCCCAGTGGTTAAGCTGGCAGTCAAATATGGAGTCGGCTCTCAAAACCCTGCTGGACGTGCCGGAGGAGCTGACGGTTCATACCATCGTCCCGATTGGCTATCCGGCATACCAACCCGCCCCCACCTACCGCAGGGAGCTTGATGAAATTACGCATTATGAAAAGTACGACCGCGCCAGAGCCCGCTCCGGGGATGATATCTACGATTTCCTGCTGGCGCTGCGCCAGCGCACAAAGCCCGCCTATATTATCAAGCAGGACTAA
- the secD gene encoding protein translocase subunit SecD yields MITRNTRVFIIVMLIFVLAALVVLPIDEGILGRRGVRLGLDLQGGIHIVYRADLSSVGPGEEAGAIDGVIAVLGNRINPMGVTEPVIQKQGEDRIVLALPGLSITDKEKESLSRVALLEFGVLATENATAKWENRLGKWKPATAIINGEEKELTSRYFRERTFVSRDNLGRIELVFEWNEEGSQLSREITSRMIGQPLAIFEGDEALLGEDGIPIAPTVQSTIVDRGVITGLSLTEAERLSRQLNAGRLPVPLEIIYDQTVSPILGSDFVEMSVRAGFIGIIMVMLFMIFYYRLSGFLASLSLVFYGFLVIALFKLIPVTLTLAGLGGFILSIGMAVDANVLIFERLKEELRSGRTLGASIEAGFNRAWSAIRDSNVTTFIVCAILYWLGSSIVASAPVQGFALTLFIGVAVSMFTAVVVTRTLLRLFARTSLARSPWLFSPHLGRKDV; encoded by the coding sequence ATGATTACAAGGAATACGCGGGTTTTCATCATCGTAATGCTAATTTTTGTCCTGGCGGCGCTGGTAGTCCTCCCCATTGATGAGGGGATATTAGGCAGGAGGGGAGTACGGCTGGGGCTGGACTTACAGGGTGGTATTCATATTGTTTACCGGGCTGACCTGTCTTCGGTAGGGCCGGGCGAAGAGGCCGGCGCCATCGACGGCGTGATTGCGGTGCTCGGTAACCGGATCAACCCGATGGGGGTAACCGAGCCAGTCATCCAGAAGCAGGGCGAGGACCGGATTGTCCTGGCATTACCCGGACTCAGCATTACCGATAAAGAGAAGGAGAGCCTCTCACGGGTGGCGCTCCTGGAGTTCGGGGTACTGGCCACGGAGAACGCAACAGCCAAATGGGAGAATAGGCTGGGCAAGTGGAAACCGGCGACAGCTATCATCAACGGAGAGGAAAAAGAGCTGACCAGCCGCTATTTCAGGGAAAGGACCTTCGTCAGCCGGGACAATCTGGGCAGGATAGAGCTGGTATTCGAATGGAATGAAGAAGGCAGCCAGCTGTCCCGGGAAATCACCAGCCGGATGATTGGCCAGCCCCTAGCCATTTTTGAAGGCGATGAAGCCCTGCTGGGAGAGGATGGCATCCCCATTGCTCCCACTGTGCAGTCGACGATTGTCGACCGGGGCGTGATTACCGGGTTGAGCTTAACCGAGGCGGAGCGACTGTCCCGGCAGTTAAATGCTGGCCGCCTGCCGGTTCCCCTGGAGATAATCTATGACCAGACGGTATCGCCGATACTGGGGTCTGATTTCGTTGAGATGAGTGTCCGGGCCGGATTCATCGGGATAATAATGGTCATGCTGTTTATGATTTTCTACTACCGCCTATCCGGCTTTCTGGCCAGCCTGTCTTTAGTCTTCTACGGCTTTCTGGTAATCGCGCTCTTCAAGCTGATACCGGTGACGCTCACCCTGGCCGGACTGGGCGGGTTTATTCTATCTATCGGCATGGCGGTAGACGCCAATGTGCTCATTTTTGAACGATTAAAGGAGGAGCTGAGAAGCGGGCGGACACTGGGGGCTTCCATCGAAGCCGGGTTTAACCGGGCCTGGTCAGCCATCAGGGACAGCAATGTAACTACCTTCATTGTTTGCGCTATTCTGTACTGGCTGGGCAGCAGCATCGTCGCCAGCGCCCCGGTACAGGGATTTGCGCTGACCCTTTTCATCGGTGTGGCGGTAAGCATGTTTACGGCCGTTGTTGTTACCCGGACCCTGCTGCGACTGTTCGCGCGCACGTCACTGGCGCGGTCGCCCTGGTTATTCAGTCCTCATCTGGGAAGGAAAGATGTTTGA